Proteins co-encoded in one SAR324 cluster bacterium genomic window:
- a CDS encoding GntR family transcriptional regulator — MSVLAPNRSEQRNRSEFAYDLIRQDILHGQLFPSDKLSLEGLSERYGIGTVPLREALNRLSSEGLVERKSHRGFFVSTISMTDLEEFVKTRVWLETLALRESIANADDSWEEELVLSYHRLSRTHRKLPTDEGAEISEEWEALHRGFHMLLLNRCGSKQLLTFCSSLMDQSVRYRSLSLNTTSNQLRREGAAAEHQDILNAALERKADLACELLTHHYKTTLEGLRHVIPR, encoded by the coding sequence ATGTCTGTCCTGGCTCCAAATCGTTCTGAGCAACGCAACCGCTCTGAATTCGCTTATGACTTGATCCGTCAGGACATTCTCCACGGTCAATTGTTCCCCTCAGACAAACTCTCTCTGGAAGGACTTTCTGAACGCTACGGAATCGGCACAGTTCCCCTCAGAGAAGCTCTGAACCGTCTCTCATCAGAAGGGCTGGTTGAGCGCAAGAGTCACCGAGGATTCTTTGTATCAACAATCTCCATGACGGACTTGGAGGAGTTCGTCAAGACACGTGTTTGGCTGGAAACTCTGGCACTGAGGGAGTCAATTGCCAATGCTGATGACAGTTGGGAAGAAGAGCTTGTGCTGAGTTACCACCGACTATCCCGCACTCACCGCAAACTTCCTACCGATGAAGGCGCGGAAATCTCAGAAGAATGGGAGGCCCTGCATCGTGGATTTCACATGCTATTGCTGAATCGGTGCGGCTCCAAGCAACTCCTTACATTCTGTTCAAGCCTGATGGATCAGTCCGTCCGCTATCGTAGCCTCTCTCTTAACACGACCTCTAACCAACTTCGTCGTGAAGGAGCCGCCGCAGAGCACCAGGACATCCTCAATGCTGCGTTGGAAAGGAAGGCCGATCTAGCCTGCGAACTGCTCACCCACCATTA